Proteins encoded within one genomic window of Haladaptatus sp. QDMS2:
- a CDS encoding ATP-dependent DNA helicase, with protein MDVADLTSVPEWFPGHLQDAGIESLYPPQGEAVEAGITEGQSIVASVPTASGKTLIAQLAMLASVERGGKALYIVPLRALASEKKAEFEQFEQYGLTIGVSTGNYESDGEWLGKCDIVVATSEKVDSLVRNGAPWIDELTCAVADEVHLVDDRNRGPTLEVTLAKLRQRNPGLQTVALSATVGNPEDIADWLDATLIDSDWRPIELQKGVHYGQALHLEDGTQRSLPVRNGEKPTAAIVKDTLEDGGSTLVFVNSRRNAEAAARRLAGAVEDFLDADEKRQLAELAKEIRDISDTETSDNLADAVKRGAAFHHAGLTNDHRTLVEDAFRERLIKVVSATPTLAAGVNTPSRRVIVRDWRRYDGTLGGMKPLSVLEVHQMCGRAGRPGLDPHGEAVLLANSHDELDELFDRYIWTGPENVRSKLAAEPAMRTHILATVASGFADSREGLLEFLDQTLYATQTTEQGRIEQVLDNVLDYLEVNGFLEREGDDMFATSIGHTVSRLYVDPMSAAEIIDGLRATDERPTAFGLYHLVSRTPNMYQLYLRSGDREQYTEEAYEREDEYLGRMPSEFDAGPFEDWLSAHKTARMMEDWASEEDEDRITDRYGIGPGDIRGKVETADWLLGAAERLAGELDLQWAPAVREARKRVQYGVGEELLDLAGVRGVGRKRARRLFEAGITTRAELRNADKAVVLGALRGRRKTAENILENAGRQDASMSGVDPDSEAKAQATSATQSPDDESEEDQATFGDF; from the coding sequence ATGGATGTCGCGGACCTCACTTCCGTCCCCGAGTGGTTCCCGGGCCACCTGCAGGACGCCGGTATCGAATCGCTCTATCCGCCACAGGGCGAAGCAGTCGAGGCGGGAATCACGGAGGGACAGAGCATCGTCGCGAGCGTGCCGACGGCGAGTGGGAAGACGCTCATCGCCCAACTCGCCATGCTCGCGAGCGTCGAGCGCGGCGGGAAAGCACTCTATATCGTTCCCCTGCGCGCGCTCGCGAGCGAAAAAAAGGCCGAGTTCGAGCAGTTCGAGCAGTACGGCCTGACAATCGGCGTCTCGACGGGCAACTACGAATCTGACGGCGAGTGGCTCGGCAAGTGCGACATCGTCGTCGCGACCAGCGAGAAAGTGGACTCGCTCGTGCGAAACGGCGCACCGTGGATCGACGAATTGACCTGCGCCGTCGCGGACGAAGTCCACCTCGTCGACGACCGCAATCGCGGTCCGACGCTCGAAGTCACCCTCGCGAAACTCCGCCAGCGCAACCCCGGCCTCCAGACGGTCGCGCTCTCTGCGACCGTTGGCAACCCCGAGGACATCGCAGACTGGCTGGACGCGACGCTCATCGACTCCGACTGGCGGCCAATCGAGTTACAGAAGGGCGTCCACTACGGACAGGCGCTCCATCTGGAAGACGGTACACAGCGGTCACTCCCGGTCAGAAACGGCGAGAAACCGACCGCGGCTATCGTCAAAGATACGCTCGAAGACGGCGGCTCGACGCTCGTATTCGTCAATTCGCGGCGGAACGCGGAGGCCGCCGCGCGCCGCCTCGCAGGGGCCGTCGAAGACTTCCTCGACGCAGACGAGAAACGGCAACTCGCGGAACTCGCAAAAGAGATTCGCGATATTTCGGACACGGAGACGAGCGACAACCTCGCGGACGCGGTGAAGCGAGGCGCAGCGTTCCACCACGCCGGGCTGACTAACGACCACCGGACGCTCGTCGAGGATGCGTTCCGCGAGCGGCTCATCAAGGTGGTTTCCGCGACACCGACGCTCGCAGCAGGCGTGAACACGCCGAGTCGCCGCGTCATCGTCCGCGACTGGCGGCGCTACGATGGCACGCTCGGCGGGATGAAACCGCTCTCGGTGCTCGAAGTCCACCAGATGTGCGGGCGGGCGGGGCGGCCAGGACTCGACCCCCACGGCGAAGCCGTCTTGCTCGCGAACTCCCATGACGAACTCGACGAGTTGTTCGACCGCTACATCTGGACCGGTCCCGAGAACGTGCGCTCGAAACTGGCCGCCGAACCCGCGATGCGCACCCACATCCTCGCGACCGTGGCCTCCGGCTTCGCCGATTCCCGCGAGGGCTTGCTCGAATTCTTAGACCAGACGCTCTACGCGACGCAGACGACCGAACAGGGGCGCATCGAACAGGTGCTCGACAACGTCCTCGACTACCTCGAAGTGAACGGGTTCTTAGAACGCGAGGGCGACGATATGTTCGCGACGAGCATCGGCCACACCGTCTCGCGGCTGTACGTAGACCCGATGAGCGCCGCCGAAATCATCGACGGCCTCCGCGCGACAGACGAACGCCCGACCGCCTTCGGGTTGTATCACCTCGTGAGTCGGACGCCGAACATGTATCAGCTCTATCTGCGCTCCGGCGACCGCGAACAGTACACCGAAGAGGCCTACGAGCGCGAGGATGAGTACCTCGGCCGGATGCCGAGCGAGTTCGACGCCGGCCCCTTCGAGGACTGGCTTTCGGCGCACAAAACCGCCCGCATGATGGAAGACTGGGCGAGCGAGGAGGACGAAGACCGCATCACCGACCGCTACGGCATCGGGCCGGGCGACATCCGCGGGAAGGTGGAGACGGCCGACTGGTTGCTCGGAGCCGCAGAGCGCCTCGCTGGGGAACTCGACCTGCAATGGGCACCCGCCGTCAGAGAGGCGCGAAAGCGCGTCCAGTACGGCGTTGGCGAGGAACTTCTCGACCTCGCGGGCGTGCGCGGTGTGGGTCGAAAACGCGCCCGCCGGCTGTTCGAAGCCGGCATCACGACCCGCGCAGAGCTTCGAAATGCGGACAAGGCGGTCGTTCTCGGGGCGCTCCGCGGCCGGCGCAAGACCGCAGAGAACATCCTCGAAAACGCCGGGAGGCAGGACGCCTCGATGAGCGGCGTGGACCCCGATTCGGAGGCAAAGGCGCAGGCGACGTCGGCCACCCAGTCGCCAGACGACGAGAGCGAAGAGGACCAGGCGACGTTCGGTGATTTCTGA
- a CDS encoding ferredoxin, with translation MKIEFDRDTCIGMFQCVAEWEEGFARDETEGKADLIDGEEVDEDIFVREVPEGEEFDAKFAARVCPVDAITVYDDDGEQLIP, from the coding sequence ATGAAAATCGAATTCGACCGCGACACCTGCATCGGAATGTTCCAGTGCGTCGCCGAGTGGGAGGAAGGCTTCGCCCGCGACGAGACCGAAGGGAAGGCTGACCTCATCGACGGCGAGGAAGTCGACGAGGACATCTTCGTCCGCGAAGTGCCCGAGGGCGAGGAGTTCGACGCCAAGTTCGCCGCCCGCGTCTGCCCGGTGGACGCCATCACCGTCTACGACGACGACGGCGAGCAACTCATCCCCTGA
- a CDS encoding lycopene cyclase domain-containing protein, which translates to MAPLTYLSFSLLTLGVPALALAATTDRTRLRRTLVAVTVLATLTTVYALPWDGYLIREGVWFYPTDAVVGRIGYTPFGEFAFFFLQPLLTGLLFSRLFAGVAADVPKAPFPAKPVGAGGWFALALAGGALLSVPGGYYLGALLLWVCPLCGLLWAFGGHVIWQQRRVVAHSALLVTGYLLVVDWLALILGIWVVSPAHTLGLVAAGIPLEEALFFALTTLLVVQALCLLAWVAARTGADRLI; encoded by the coding sequence ATGGCCCCGCTCACCTACCTCTCGTTTTCGCTGCTCACACTCGGCGTACCAGCCCTGGCGCTCGCCGCAACGACTGATAGAACCCGCCTCCGTCGTACGCTCGTCGCCGTCACCGTCCTCGCCACGCTCACCACCGTCTACGCCCTGCCCTGGGACGGCTATCTCATCCGTGAAGGCGTTTGGTTCTATCCCACCGACGCCGTCGTGGGGCGAATCGGCTACACGCCGTTCGGTGAGTTCGCCTTCTTCTTCCTCCAACCACTGCTGACGGGACTGCTCTTTTCGCGGTTGTTCGCGGGCGTCGCCGCTGACGTACCGAAGGCTCCGTTTCCGGCGAAACCCGTCGGCGCTGGCGGCTGGTTCGCCCTCGCACTCGCCGGCGGCGCACTGCTCTCTGTGCCCGGCGGCTACTACCTCGGCGCGCTCTTGCTCTGGGTCTGCCCGCTCTGTGGCCTGCTCTGGGCGTTCGGCGGGCACGTCATCTGGCAACAACGCCGAGTCGTCGCGCATTCTGCGCTGTTGGTCACGGGCTACCTCCTCGTGGTCGATTGGCTCGCGCTCATCCTCGGCATCTGGGTCGTTTCGCCCGCCCACACGCTCGGCCTCGTGGCCGCCGGAATCCCGCTCGAAGAGGCGTTGTTCTTCGCGCTCACGACCCTGCTCGTCGTCCAGGCGCTCTGTCTGCTCGCGTGGGTCGCGGCCCGAACCGGGGCCGACCGGCTTATCTAG
- the mdh gene encoding malate dehydrogenase — translation MAKVSIVGAAGTVGAAAGYNLALRDVVDELVFVDIPKMEDKTVGQAADTNHGIAYDSNTRVVQGDYSATEGSDVVVITAGIPRKPGQTRIDLAGDNAPIMEDIGSSLAEYNDDFISVTTSNPVDLLNRHLYETGDRAREKVIGFGGRLDSARFRYVLSDRFDAPVKNVEATILGEHGDAQVPVFSKVRINGADPQFSDSEKEEILADLKESAMNVIERKGATQWGPATGVAHMVEAILNDTGVVLPASVALDGEYGHEDVGLGVPVKLGANGVEEIVDWDLSELEREQLGAAADKLSEQYQKIS, via the coding sequence ATGGCGAAAGTTAGCATAGTCGGTGCTGCAGGCACTGTCGGTGCCGCTGCTGGGTACAACCTCGCGCTTCGCGACGTGGTCGACGAACTCGTCTTCGTGGACATCCCGAAGATGGAAGACAAGACGGTCGGCCAGGCCGCCGACACGAACCACGGCATCGCGTACGATTCGAACACGCGCGTCGTGCAGGGCGACTACTCGGCGACCGAAGGCTCCGACGTCGTCGTCATCACGGCCGGCATCCCGCGCAAGCCAGGCCAGACCCGCATCGACCTCGCGGGCGACAACGCGCCCATCATGGAGGACATCGGCTCCTCGCTCGCCGAGTACAACGACGACTTCATCAGCGTCACCACGTCGAACCCCGTCGACCTGCTGAACCGTCATCTGTACGAGACCGGCGACCGCGCCCGCGAGAAAGTCATCGGCTTCGGTGGCCGCCTCGACTCCGCGCGCTTCCGCTACGTGCTCAGCGACCGCTTCGACGCGCCGGTCAAGAACGTCGAAGCCACCATCCTCGGCGAGCACGGCGACGCCCAAGTGCCCGTCTTCTCGAAGGTCCGCATCAACGGCGCGGACCCGCAGTTCTCCGACAGCGAGAAGGAGGAAATCCTCGCAGACCTCAAAGAGTCCGCGATGAACGTCATCGAGCGCAAGGGCGCGACCCAGTGGGGCCCCGCGACGGGTGTCGCCCACATGGTCGAAGCCATCCTCAACGACACGGGTGTCGTCCTACCCGCGAGCGTCGCGCTCGACGGCGAGTACGGTCACGAGGACGTCGGCCTCGGCGTGCCGGTCAAACTCGGCGCAAACGGCGTCGAAGAAATCGTCGACTGGGACCTGAGCGAACTCGAACGCGAGCAACTCGGCGCAGCGGCCGACAAGCTCTCCGAGCAGTACCAGAAAATCAGCTAA
- a CDS encoding Sjogren's syndrome/scleroderma autoantigen 1 family protein, with protein sequence MSGFDKEAERERLRQQFEKDEASRKETARMSELLLKGATMTNKHCEVCGDPIFRYQGQEFCATCEGREQDAAAQQAEQPAAQATPEQAEDTANGEHPVETEAAEAKAREAQSAQSETDSPPTPEPAPAPTPDAQPPAQEPAPTPQAAESAMDNLGKQATEVARTPAPTQSSHAQPSQSTPSQSATGSDLAAAQQSLVRTLTKLTTAAEESDDVGRTKEYLEAAHEAAEALRAVKKASR encoded by the coding sequence ATGAGTGGGTTCGACAAAGAGGCGGAGCGCGAACGACTCCGCCAGCAGTTCGAGAAGGACGAAGCCTCCCGCAAGGAGACCGCGCGCATGAGCGAACTCCTGCTCAAGGGCGCGACGATGACCAACAAACACTGTGAGGTCTGTGGCGACCCCATCTTCCGCTACCAGGGCCAGGAGTTCTGTGCCACTTGCGAAGGGCGCGAACAGGACGCCGCGGCCCAGCAGGCTGAGCAGCCTGCCGCGCAAGCCACCCCAGAGCAAGCCGAGGACACCGCAAACGGCGAACACCCGGTCGAAACGGAAGCCGCGGAAGCGAAGGCTCGAGAGGCCCAGTCTGCGCAATCGGAGACTGACTCCCCACCGACGCCGGAACCAGCCCCTGCGCCGACGCCGGACGCACAACCACCGGCGCAGGAACCCGCGCCAACACCACAGGCAGCCGAATCCGCGATGGACAACCTCGGAAAACAGGCGACGGAAGTCGCTCGCACCCCTGCTCCTACCCAATCGTCTCACGCACAACCGTCCCAATCGACGCCGTCGCAGTCGGCCACCGGAAGTGACCTCGCGGCCGCCCAGCAGTCGCTCGTCCGCACGCTCACGAAACTCACGACCGCCGCGGAAGAATCGGACGACGTCGGACGGACAAAGGAGTATCTCGAAGCGGCACACGAAGCTGCAGAGGCACTTCGCGCGGTGAAGAAGGCGAGTCGCTGA
- a CDS encoding DEAD/DEAH box helicase, translating to MAATDQQAYVDHPLLRPSVIERRLYQIELAGDAQTGHTLVCLPTGLGKTTVSLLVTAQRLHQHGGKSLMLAPTKPLVQQHAEFYRMALDIPDEEIVVFTGEVRPDDRVDLWQDATVVIATPQVVENDLVGSRVSLADVTHLTFDECHRATGDYAYCYIAERYHADADRPLVTGMSASPGGDSEEIMTVCENLGLSNVAVMSEGDSDVDEYTHDTDIEWKEVQVPQEILEIRDGMNEVVKDRLERLKQLGVLKSARVDISRKELFAAQKELQKLIRNDQSEGYKGMSVHAEVMKLKHAVEVVESQGVESLVAYFERLRNEARSSGASKASQRLVSEPKIREAMRKAREYDGLHPKLSQTRMLIAETLGIKDGERVIVFTEYRDTAETLVEFLSAHFSVRKFVGQGDREGSDGMTQKQQQETLDQFRNGEFEVLVSTSVAEEGLDVPEVDMVLFYEPVPKGIRSIQRKGRTGRQAEGRVAVLIAKNTRDEAFFWKSKREESKMQDELGKLKGLVGDIETELGQHDLSKFANADGAAKAETNGGSETKQTKKNVQPALTDFAEAKSESAAEQEEDVEKDVPRAGGVADEDVVEIVADQRELDSTIARDLSKRDGIKIRLETLEVGDYVLSDRVVVERKSVSDFLDTLTGGDRSMFEQVGDAARYYGRPVVIIEGENLYGERNVHPNAIRGALASLAVDFGASILRTEDQKDTADLLEIIASREQKTEQREVRVHGKKTKKTLTEQQEYVVASIADIGPVTARALLSAFGTVEAVMEATEEELMEVKGVGKVTAERIREVVGSDYKSKRNE from the coding sequence ATGGCGGCGACGGACCAGCAAGCCTACGTAGACCATCCATTGCTCAGACCGTCGGTCATCGAACGCCGACTCTATCAGATCGAACTCGCGGGCGACGCCCAGACGGGCCACACGCTCGTCTGCCTGCCGACCGGCCTCGGAAAGACGACGGTCAGCCTGCTCGTCACCGCCCAGCGCCTCCACCAGCACGGCGGCAAGTCACTCATGCTCGCGCCGACGAAACCGCTCGTACAGCAGCACGCCGAGTTCTACCGGATGGCCCTCGACATCCCCGACGAGGAAATCGTCGTGTTTACCGGCGAAGTCCGCCCCGACGACCGGGTCGACCTCTGGCAGGACGCGACGGTCGTCATCGCCACCCCGCAGGTGGTCGAAAACGACCTCGTCGGCAGTCGCGTCTCGCTCGCAGATGTGACCCACCTCACCTTCGACGAGTGTCACCGCGCGACGGGCGACTACGCCTACTGTTATATCGCCGAACGCTACCACGCGGACGCCGACCGACCGCTCGTCACCGGGATGAGCGCCTCGCCCGGCGGCGACAGCGAAGAAATCATGACCGTCTGTGAGAACCTCGGCCTCTCGAACGTGGCCGTGATGAGCGAGGGCGACTCTGACGTCGACGAGTACACCCACGACACCGACATCGAGTGGAAAGAAGTGCAGGTTCCACAGGAAATTTTGGAGATTCGTGACGGGATGAACGAGGTGGTCAAAGACCGCTTAGAGAGACTGAAGCAACTCGGCGTGTTGAAATCTGCCCGCGTGGACATCTCCCGGAAGGAACTGTTCGCCGCCCAGAAGGAACTCCAGAAACTCATCCGCAACGACCAGTCTGAGGGGTACAAGGGGATGAGCGTCCACGCCGAAGTGATGAAGCTCAAACACGCCGTGGAGGTCGTCGAATCCCAGGGCGTGGAGTCGCTCGTCGCCTACTTCGAGCGCCTGCGAAACGAGGCGCGCTCGTCGGGGGCGTCGAAGGCGAGCCAGCGCCTCGTCTCCGAGCCGAAGATTCGCGAGGCGATGCGGAAAGCCCGCGAGTACGACGGTCTGCACCCGAAACTCTCCCAGACGCGGATGCTCATCGCAGAGACCCTCGGCATCAAAGACGGCGAGCGCGTCATCGTGTTCACGGAGTACCGCGACACCGCAGAGACGCTCGTCGAGTTCCTCTCTGCGCACTTTTCGGTGCGCAAGTTCGTCGGGCAGGGCGACCGCGAGGGGTCCGACGGGATGACCCAGAAACAACAACAGGAGACGCTCGACCAGTTCCGAAACGGCGAGTTCGAGGTGCTCGTCTCCACCTCCGTCGCAGAGGAAGGACTCGACGTACCCGAAGTGGACATGGTGCTGTTCTACGAACCCGTCCCGAAGGGCATTCGGTCGATTCAGCGCAAGGGGCGGACCGGCCGGCAGGCCGAAGGCCGGGTCGCCGTCCTCATCGCCAAGAACACCCGGGACGAGGCGTTCTTCTGGAAGTCAAAGCGCGAGGAGTCGAAGATGCAAGACGAACTCGGGAAGCTGAAAGGGCTCGTCGGCGACATCGAGACGGAACTCGGCCAACACGACCTGAGCAAGTTCGCGAACGCGGATGGGGCCGCCAAAGCCGAGACGAACGGCGGAAGCGAGACGAAGCAGACCAAGAAAAACGTCCAGCCAGCCCTCACCGACTTCGCCGAGGCGAAGTCCGAATCTGCCGCCGAGCAAGAGGAGGACGTGGAGAAAGACGTGCCCCGTGCGGGCGGCGTGGCTGACGAGGACGTGGTCGAAATCGTCGCCGACCAGCGCGAACTCGACTCGACCATCGCCCGTGACCTCTCGAAACGCGACGGCATCAAGATTCGATTGGAGACGCTCGAAGTCGGCGACTACGTGCTCTCGGACCGCGTCGTCGTGGAGCGAAAGTCCGTCTCCGACTTCCTCGACACGCTCACCGGCGGCGACCGCTCGATGTTCGAGCAGGTCGGCGACGCGGCGCGGTACTACGGCCGCCCGGTGGTCATCATCGAGGGAGAGAACCTCTACGGCGAGCGCAACGTCCATCCGAACGCGATTCGCGGGGCACTGGCGTCGCTCGCGGTCGATTTCGGCGCGAGCATTCTTCGCACCGAAGACCAGAAAGACACCGCGGACCTGCTCGAAATCATCGCGTCGCGCGAGCAGAAGACAGAACAGCGTGAGGTGCGCGTCCACGGCAAGAAGACGAAGAAGACGCTCACCGAACAACAGGAGTACGTCGTCGCCTCCATCGCCGACATCGGGCCGGTGACAGCGCGGGCGCTGCTGTCTGCCTTCGGCACCGTCGAAGCCGTGATGGAAGCGACCGAGGAGGAGTTGATGGAAGTCAAAGGCGTCGGCAAAGTGACCGCAGAACGCATCAGAGAAGTCGTGGGCAGCGACTACAAATCGAAACGGAACGAATAA
- a CDS encoding cation:proton antiporter regulatory subunit, with amino-acid sequence MTVYESDIPGVGRKFELELGGGARLITLIHHDGHREVFYRANPDADSQKLFDLDSQRARQFGSILEGAYFESVAVENLSVPLGNAIINWEQVPADSPLSGKTLADTNIRAETGASVIAIQRGEETIPNPDPTATIEPGDYLVALGTREQVAALNTLLASGA; translated from the coding sequence ATGACGGTTTACGAATCTGATATCCCCGGTGTCGGGCGGAAATTCGAACTCGAACTCGGCGGCGGCGCGCGCCTCATCACGCTCATCCACCACGACGGCCATCGCGAGGTGTTCTACCGCGCGAATCCCGACGCAGACAGCCAGAAACTGTTCGACCTGGATAGCCAGCGGGCCCGCCAGTTCGGGTCGATTCTCGAAGGCGCGTACTTCGAGTCGGTGGCCGTCGAGAACCTCTCTGTCCCGCTCGGTAACGCCATCATCAACTGGGAGCAGGTGCCCGCCGACTCGCCATTGTCGGGCAAAACGCTCGCAGACACGAACATTCGCGCCGAAACCGGTGCTTCCGTCATCGCCATTCAGCGCGGTGAAGAGACCATCCCGAACCCCGACCCGACGGCGACCATCGAACCCGGCGACTACCTTGTCGCCCTCGGCACCCGCGAACAGGTCGCCGCCCTAAATACCCTCCTCGCCTCCGGGGCCTGA
- a CDS encoding cation:proton antiporter: protein MATENLLLEAGVVFAVLAVGGGIASRLGQSVIPAYIIFGILIGPFAPEVAGQSLTLVETREFIDLLAELGIVFLLFFIGLEFSFDRLLQAGRKLGEAGSVDFLVNFGIGVVAGFVFGFDPVETFFLAGIVYASSSAIITKTLVDLGWIADPESEPILGVLVFEDIVLAVYLAILTALAFGDGGMNEIASSLARSGAFLVVLVALAARGEPLVERLLDVQSSEIFLLRVVAAIVFVGGLALAFGVSEAVAAFFIGAAFGTTSHAHRIERIISSERDIYAAVFFFSIGLGTDPRLLVTVLVPVLVLVVLTTGSKLLSGYVTGRRYNLTARRSLRVSLAMIARGEFSLVVAALAAAAGGSAILGETIPAIGVGYVLVMSILGTVAMRYSRTVERWFGVAV from the coding sequence ATGGCGACGGAGAATCTTCTTCTCGAAGCAGGTGTCGTGTTCGCCGTCCTCGCTGTTGGCGGGGGTATCGCCAGCCGACTCGGCCAGTCCGTGATTCCCGCCTACATTATCTTTGGCATCCTCATCGGGCCGTTCGCCCCCGAAGTCGCCGGCCAGTCGCTCACCCTCGTCGAAACCCGCGAGTTCATCGACCTACTCGCGGAACTCGGCATCGTCTTCCTGCTCTTTTTCATCGGCCTCGAATTCAGCTTCGACCGCCTGTTGCAGGCGGGGCGCAAACTCGGCGAGGCCGGAAGCGTAGACTTCCTCGTGAACTTCGGCATCGGCGTTGTCGCCGGATTCGTGTTCGGGTTCGACCCCGTCGAGACGTTCTTCCTCGCCGGTATCGTCTACGCTTCGTCTTCCGCCATCATCACCAAGACGCTCGTCGACCTCGGGTGGATTGCAGACCCGGAGAGTGAACCAATCCTCGGCGTCCTCGTCTTCGAAGATATCGTTCTCGCCGTCTATCTCGCCATCCTCACGGCCCTCGCCTTCGGCGACGGCGGGATGAACGAAATCGCGAGCAGTCTCGCCCGCTCGGGCGCGTTCCTCGTCGTCCTCGTCGCCCTTGCCGCCAGAGGCGAACCGCTCGTCGAACGCCTGCTTGACGTGCAATCTTCAGAAATCTTCCTGCTCCGGGTGGTCGCCGCAATCGTCTTCGTCGGCGGGCTTGCCCTCGCCTTCGGGGTCTCCGAGGCCGTCGCCGCCTTCTTCATCGGGGCCGCATTCGGGACCACCTCGCACGCCCACCGAATCGAACGCATCATCTCTTCAGAGCGCGACATCTACGCCGCCGTGTTCTTCTTCTCTATCGGCCTCGGCACCGACCCGCGCCTCCTCGTCACCGTTCTCGTACCGGTGCTCGTCCTCGTCGTCCTCACGACGGGGAGCAAACTCCTGAGTGGCTACGTGACGGGTCGACGCTACAACCTCACCGCCCGGCGTTCGCTGCGCGTTTCGCTCGCCATGATTGCTCGTGGTGAGTTCTCGCTTGTCGTCGCCGCCCTCGCCGCCGCGGCGGGCGGGTCTGCCATTCTCGGCGAGACGATTCCGGCCATCGGCGTCGGCTACGTGCTCGTCATGAGCATCCTCGGAACGGTCGCGATGCGTTACTCACGGACGGTCGAGCGCTGGTTCGGGGTTGCTGTCTGA
- a CDS encoding diacylglycerol/polyprenol kinase family protein: MDDEIERRLVHVSGILAPLSYWVGVFTWEQLGYALIAGSVVVLALEAIRLVVGLDWKIYDELTREYEQDNLAGYALYVWGVTFVALVFDPDIAIPAMLMLSIGDPISGVLGSGELRAAKQAYVLLAMFGVTLFIGVWFVPVLVAVLGAIAATVADGVKPVIAGYVIDDNLTIPIGAAVTMYVAITYLPEPIQHLTFLPW, encoded by the coding sequence ATGGACGACGAAATCGAACGCCGACTCGTTCACGTTTCGGGCATCCTCGCCCCCCTCTCCTACTGGGTCGGCGTTTTCACCTGGGAGCAGCTGGGCTACGCCCTCATCGCCGGGTCGGTCGTCGTGTTAGCCCTCGAGGCCATCCGCCTCGTCGTCGGTCTCGACTGGAAAATCTACGACGAACTCACCCGCGAGTACGAACAGGACAACCTCGCTGGGTACGCCCTCTACGTGTGGGGCGTGACCTTCGTCGCGTTGGTGTTCGACCCCGACATCGCGATTCCCGCGATGCTCATGCTCTCTATTGGCGACCCCATCAGTGGGGTTCTCGGGTCGGGGGAATTGCGGGCGGCCAAGCAGGCGTACGTCCTGCTCGCGATGTTTGGCGTGACGCTGTTCATCGGCGTCTGGTTCGTCCCCGTCCTCGTTGCCGTCCTCGGAGCCATCGCGGCCACCGTCGCAGACGGCGTGAAACCGGTCATCGCGGGGTACGTCATCGACGATAACCTCACCATCCCAATCGGTGCGGCGGTGACGATGTACGTCGCGATAACCTACCTCCCAGAACCCATCCAGCACTTGACGTTCTTGCCGTGGTGA